The Candidatus Edwardsbacteria bacterium genome includes the window GCAGCGGTGATACTGGGCTTTGCCGGATGCGCAATAGCGTTTTTGATAAACCTGCCGTTCGGTATGGTGGCGCTCTCCTATCTGCTGTTGATGCTGGGCTACAGCCTGTGGCTCAAGCGTCTGGTGATAATAGATGTATTCGTGATTGCGGCGGGATTCGTCATGAGGGCGGCGGCCGGTGCTGAGGCTGTCAGTGTGCCTATCTCCGACTGGCTGCTGATCTGCGTGATATTGTTGTCGCTGTTCCTGGCCCTGGCCAAGAGAAGGCAGGAGATGAAAACCATGGAAAATGAAGCTGTCGTCCATCGTCAGACCCTTTCCGATTACAGCGACAAACTGCTGGACCAGATGATCGCCGTGGTTACTGCTGCGGTGGTCGTCAGCTACAGCCTTTACACCATGTGGCCGGAGACGGTGGAAAAATTCGGGACCAGTAATTTGAAATTCACCATACCTATCGTGCTGTACGGCATATTCAGATACCTCTACCTTATCTACCGGAAAAACCAGGGCGAACAGCCGGAGACGGTGCTTTTGACCGACCGCTGGCTGCTGTCCAGCTTGGTGGTGTATGTCCTGGCGGTGTGGCTGATAATCTACCAATAAAAAAGGCCCCCTGTTATTAGGGGGCCTATTATTTCAATGATATTTAAATTCCGATCTTGGCTTTTCTGGTTCTGGCCTTGGCTGATTTCAGCCTTTTGCGAATGCTGGGTTTCATGAAATACTCGCCTTTGCGGATATCGGCCAGCAAACCTTCCTTGATACACTTGCGCTTAAAGGTTCTTAAAGCTTTATCGAATGAATCATTGCTTTCAACGGTTACCTTCGTATTAAATCACCTCCGATTCTCAATAATGAAAGCAAGTAAGAGTATGTGTTGCTTTTAATTTAGATTTGTAATATAC containing:
- a CDS encoding decaprenyl-phosphate phosphoribosyltransferase, translated to MIKNIFISMRPRQWTKNLIIFAGLIFSQNLGHPLLLAKTIIAVVLFCAISGAVYIINDILDYKSDQLHPVKKQRPIASGALPRSAALAAAVILGFAGCAIAFLINLPFGMVALSYLLLMLGYSLWLKRLVIIDVFVIAAGFVMRAAAGAEAVSVPISDWLLICVILLSLFLALAKRRQEMKTMENEAVVHRQTLSDYSDKLLDQMIAVVTAAVVVSYSLYTMWPETVEKFGTSNLKFTIPIVLYGIFRYLYLIYRKNQGEQPETVLLTDRWLLSSLVVYVLAVWLIIYQ